One window of the Ruficoccus amylovorans genome contains the following:
- the tnpC gene encoding IS66 family transposase, producing MTDREAALEAKLEAAQLENRLLREKIDALVRALYGKKSEKLDPAQLELLGGLAEKIDEAPAAVEPPAGVTQKAPSKPRRPGPRVPEHLPVKEVVLDPDEVLACPQEWRLMGEEVSEQLDYEPGRFYRRRLIRRKYVRKDAPFTAPVIAPLPPCMQERCLATPELIAQVVIGKYADHLPLYRQSQIYRRAGVELSRQTLCRWVDLAADTCQLLYEWMAREQMAHAYLQIDETPIPYLDPGRGQTAKGYLWVCSLPNGYVIYIWHPSRSAECLQQILPEHYRGIIQCDGYAAYPSVARQRAGPDLEQGPVQLASCWAHTRRKFFEAHEHAPSVAGWILGQIAQLYRIETRLRERRAGPGLCAVVRSAQSAPILARLRKAFILLRQRYRPQCSMAKAIDYALGQWTGLKVFIKNGIIVIDNNEVERAIRPTKIGAKNWTFIGSETSGRTAAILYTLIESAKRYGLDPYQYLLLLLRELPAATNWQIQAYTPAAIAKSKRLLPANAA from the coding sequence ATGACCGACCGCGAAGCCGCCCTCGAAGCCAAACTGGAGGCGGCTCAGTTGGAAAACCGGTTGTTGCGGGAGAAGATCGACGCGCTGGTGCGTGCCCTTTACGGCAAAAAGAGCGAGAAGCTGGACCCCGCGCAACTTGAGCTGCTCGGAGGGCTTGCGGAAAAAATAGACGAGGCTCCCGCCGCCGTTGAGCCGCCCGCGGGAGTCACCCAAAAGGCTCCGAGCAAGCCCCGCCGCCCCGGTCCGCGCGTGCCCGAGCACCTGCCGGTGAAGGAAGTCGTGCTCGACCCGGACGAGGTGCTGGCTTGCCCGCAAGAGTGGCGGCTGATGGGCGAAGAGGTCAGCGAGCAGCTCGATTACGAGCCGGGCCGCTTTTACCGTCGCCGCCTGATCCGGCGCAAGTACGTCCGCAAGGACGCTCCCTTTACCGCGCCGGTGATCGCGCCGCTGCCTCCGTGTATGCAGGAACGCTGCCTGGCCACCCCGGAACTGATCGCTCAGGTGGTGATCGGCAAATATGCCGATCACCTTCCGCTTTACCGGCAGTCGCAGATTTACCGGCGCGCAGGCGTGGAGCTCTCGCGGCAGACCCTGTGTCGCTGGGTGGACCTGGCCGCCGATACCTGCCAGTTGCTCTACGAGTGGATGGCCCGCGAGCAGATGGCCCACGCCTACCTGCAAATCGATGAGACGCCCATCCCGTACCTTGATCCGGGCCGGGGCCAAACCGCCAAGGGCTACCTGTGGGTCTGCTCCCTGCCCAACGGCTACGTCATTTACATCTGGCATCCGAGCCGCTCAGCCGAGTGCCTCCAGCAGATACTCCCCGAGCACTACCGAGGCATTATCCAGTGCGACGGCTACGCCGCCTATCCCAGTGTGGCCAGACAACGCGCCGGACCGGACCTGGAACAGGGACCGGTTCAGTTGGCCAGTTGCTGGGCCCATACCCGGCGCAAGTTTTTTGAAGCTCACGAGCATGCCCCGAGCGTGGCCGGGTGGATACTCGGCCAGATCGCCCAACTCTACCGAATCGAAACCCGCCTGCGCGAACGCCGGGCCGGACCGGGCTTGTGCGCCGTTGTACGCTCGGCCCAATCGGCCCCTATCCTCGCACGCCTCAGAAAAGCCTTTATCCTCCTGCGCCAGCGCTACCGCCCCCAGTGCTCCATGGCCAAGGCCATCGACTACGCCCTGGGCCAGTGGACCGGCCTAAAAGTCTTCATCAAAAACGGGATCATCGTCATCGACAACAACGAGGTCGAGCGAGCCATCCGCCCCACCAAGATCGGCGCCAAAAACTGGACCTTTATCGGCTCGGAAACATCAGGAAGAACCGCTGCCATCCTTTACACCCTCATCGAGTCTGCCAAACGATACGGA
- the tnpB gene encoding IS66 family insertion sequence element accessory protein TnpB (TnpB, as the term is used for proteins encoded by IS66 family insertion elements, is considered an accessory protein, since TnpC, encoded by a neighboring gene, is a DDE family transposase.), translated as MLSFSGSLRVFVALEPCDMRKGFSGLEALVTQRLKESVRGGALFLFTNKRRTRLKALYFDGTGLWLLNKRLEVGRFSWPVSTDPTAVKLRLRPEAFALLCDGVQMQGAKFLPWYEREP; from the coding sequence ATGCTGAGCTTCAGCGGGAGTCTGCGTGTGTTCGTGGCGCTGGAGCCTTGCGACATGCGCAAAGGGTTTAGTGGACTGGAAGCGCTGGTGACGCAGCGCCTGAAGGAATCGGTGCGCGGGGGAGCGCTGTTTTTGTTCACGAACAAGCGGCGCACACGCCTGAAGGCGCTTTACTTCGACGGGACGGGTTTGTGGCTCCTGAACAAAAGGTTGGAGGTTGGTCGCTTCAGTTGGCCAGTCTCGACGGACCCCACGGCAGTGAAGCTGCGGCTGCGCCCGGAGGCGTTTGCGCTGTTGTGCGACGGGGTGCAGATGCAGGGGGCAAAGTTTTTACCCTGGTATGAACGCGAGCCGTGA